One window of Alosa sapidissima isolate fAloSap1 chromosome 21, fAloSap1.pri, whole genome shotgun sequence genomic DNA carries:
- the sfpq gene encoding splicing factor, proline- and glutamine-rich isoform X1, with protein sequence MSRDRFRNRGGGFQRRGGGGPGMRGAMGSPHFRNQNQPFQNRGPPQPGPALTKQPNVNNQANQPNQVTPQKPPGPVVGQPGVQVQQSPIAPQNKTPTPQAGNVNANAGPPKIQSPPPVKKDFTSPQSHANNKNQHKPGAGNDHKPGPGMNKPQPNVNTTQPKPDNDQGDQPHELKATLSLLRRPGEKTYTQRCRLFIGNLPNDITEAEFKKLFAKYGEPSEIFINQSKGFGFIRLESRALAEIAKAELDDVPMKGRQLRVRFATHSAALSVKNLSPFVSNELLDEAFSQFGLVERAVVIVDDRGRSTGKGIVEFAHKPAARKAIDRCNDGVFLLTTTPRPIVVEPLEQYDDEDGLPEKLAQKNPKYQKEREQPPRFAHRGTFEFEYSQRWKSLDEMEKQQRQQVEKNIREAREKLESEMEDAFHEHQANMLRQDLLRRQEELRRMEEMHNQEMQKRKEMQLRQEEERRRREEEMLRQREMEEQMRRQREESYRMGGFMGDREREMRLKTGAGILADTPFGTPNAKFLGGLGFDGGIGGAPSGGLMGEMRNERFPQGGPGGPRGMGPNNPGFGRVREEFDGPAKKPRF encoded by the exons ATGTCTCGGGATCGGTTCAGAAATCGTGGAGGAGGATTTCAGCGTCGGGGTGGCGGTGGCCCAGGAATGAGAGGAGCAATGGGTAGCCCACATTTCAGAAATCAGAATCAACCTTTTCAGAACCGTGGACCTCCTCAACCTGGACCAGCTCTAACGAAACAACCTAACGTTAACAATCAGGCCAATCAACCAAATCAAGTCACTCCTCAAAAGCCACCAGGGCCTGTTGTTGGACAACCTGGCGTCCAAGTACAGCAGTCTCCCATCGCTCCTCAGAACAAAACACCAACGCCGCAGGCCGGCAACGTTAATGCAAATGCAGGCCCGCCGAAGATTCAATCGCCTCCTCCCGTTAAGAAAGACTTTACTTCTCCACAGAGccatgcaaacaacaaaaaccagCACAAACCAGGAGCTGGTAACGACCATAAACCAGGCCCTGGTATGAACAAGCCACAACCTAACGTTAACACCACCCAACCAAAGCCTGACAACGACCAGGGCGACCAGCCTCAT GAATTGAAAGCCACGTTGTCCTTGCTTCGAAGACCCGGTGAAAAGACATACACTCAGCGATGCCGCCTCTTCATTGGAAACCTGCCTAACGATATAACTGAAGCTGAGTTTAAAAAGTTGTTTGCAAAATATGGGGAGCCTAGCGAGATATTCATCAACCAAAGCAAAGGGTTTGGCTTCATCCGACTG GAGTCGCGGGCTTTGGCTGAGATTGCTAAAGCAGAACTGGATGATGTGCCGATGAAAGGACGGCAGCTTAGGGTGCGGTTTGCTACACACTCTGCTGCCCTGTCTGTGAAAAACCTCTCTCCTTTTGTGTCTAATGAGCTGCTGGATGAGGCCTTTTCTCAGTTTGGATTGGTGGAGAGAGCAGTGGTTATTGTTGATGACCGTGGAAGGTCAACTGGCAAAGGCATTGTTGAGTTTGCCCACAAGCCTGCTGCTAGGAAGGCCATTGACCGCTGCAATGACGGCGTGTTCTTGCTGACCAC GACACCACGCCCAATTGTTGTGGAACCACTTGAACAgtatgatgatgaggatggatTGCCAGAAAAACTTGCACAAAAGAACCCCAAATATCAGAA AGAACGCGAGCAGCCTCCCCGCTTCGCCCACCGTGGCACATTTGAGTTTGAGTACTCCCAACGCTGGAAGTCTCTGGATGAGATGGAGAAGCAGCAGCGACAACAGGTTGAGAAGAACATCCGTGAGGCACGGGAGAAGCTGGAAAGTGAAATGGAGGATGCCTTCCATGAGCACCAGGCGAACATGCTGCGCCAAG ATCTGCTGAGGCGGCAGGAGGAGCTTCGCCGCATGGAGGAGATGCATAACCAGGAAATGCAGAAACGCAAAGAGATGCAGCTCAG ACAAGAGGAAGAGCGCCGAAGGCGTGAGGAGGAGATGTTGCGGCAGCGAGAGATGGAGGAGCAGATGAGACGCCAGCGTGAAGAATCCTACAGGATGGGAGGCTTCATGGGTGAT agagagcgggagatgaGGCTGAAGACGGGTGCTGGCATCTTGGCAG ACACTCCCTTTGGCACACCAAATGCGAAGTTCTTGGGTGGGCTTGGCTTCGATGGGGGCATTGGCGGTGCTCCATCTGGTGGACTAATGGGCGAAATG CGAAATGAGCGCTTCCCTCAGGGAGGCCCGGGAGGCCCAAGAGGTATGGGCCCGAATAACCCAGGGTTTGGGCGGGTGCGCGAGGAGTTTGATGGGCCTGCCAAGAAGCCTCGGTTTTAA
- the sfpq gene encoding splicing factor, proline- and glutamine-rich isoform X2 — protein sequence MSRDRFRNRGGGFQRRGGGGPGMRGAMGSPHFRNQNQPFQNRGPPQPGPALTKQPNVNNQANQPNQVTPQKPPGPVVGQPGVQVQQSPIAPQNKTPTPQAGNVNANAGPPKIQSPPPVKKDFTSPQSHANNKNQHKPGAGNDHKPGPGMNKPQPNVNTTQPKPDNDQGDQPHELKATLSLLRRPGEKTYTQRCRLFIGNLPNDITEAEFKKLFAKYGEPSEIFINQSKGFGFIRLESRALAEIAKAELDDVPMKGRQLRVRFATHSAALSVKNLSPFVSNELLDEAFSQFGLVERAVVIVDDRGRSTGKGIVEFAHKPAARKAIDRCNDGVFLLTTTPRPIVVEPLEQYDDEDGLPEKLAQKNPKYQKEREQPPRFAHRGTFEFEYSQRWKSLDEMEKQQRQQVEKNIREAREKLESEMEDAFHEHQANMLRQDLLRRQEELRRMEEMHNQEMQKRKEMQLRQEEERRRREEEMLRQREMEEQMRRQREESYRMGGFMGDREREMRLKTGAGILADTPFGTPNAKFLGGLGFDGGIGGAPSGGLMGEMGPLAIEGG from the exons ATGTCTCGGGATCGGTTCAGAAATCGTGGAGGAGGATTTCAGCGTCGGGGTGGCGGTGGCCCAGGAATGAGAGGAGCAATGGGTAGCCCACATTTCAGAAATCAGAATCAACCTTTTCAGAACCGTGGACCTCCTCAACCTGGACCAGCTCTAACGAAACAACCTAACGTTAACAATCAGGCCAATCAACCAAATCAAGTCACTCCTCAAAAGCCACCAGGGCCTGTTGTTGGACAACCTGGCGTCCAAGTACAGCAGTCTCCCATCGCTCCTCAGAACAAAACACCAACGCCGCAGGCCGGCAACGTTAATGCAAATGCAGGCCCGCCGAAGATTCAATCGCCTCCTCCCGTTAAGAAAGACTTTACTTCTCCACAGAGccatgcaaacaacaaaaaccagCACAAACCAGGAGCTGGTAACGACCATAAACCAGGCCCTGGTATGAACAAGCCACAACCTAACGTTAACACCACCCAACCAAAGCCTGACAACGACCAGGGCGACCAGCCTCAT GAATTGAAAGCCACGTTGTCCTTGCTTCGAAGACCCGGTGAAAAGACATACACTCAGCGATGCCGCCTCTTCATTGGAAACCTGCCTAACGATATAACTGAAGCTGAGTTTAAAAAGTTGTTTGCAAAATATGGGGAGCCTAGCGAGATATTCATCAACCAAAGCAAAGGGTTTGGCTTCATCCGACTG GAGTCGCGGGCTTTGGCTGAGATTGCTAAAGCAGAACTGGATGATGTGCCGATGAAAGGACGGCAGCTTAGGGTGCGGTTTGCTACACACTCTGCTGCCCTGTCTGTGAAAAACCTCTCTCCTTTTGTGTCTAATGAGCTGCTGGATGAGGCCTTTTCTCAGTTTGGATTGGTGGAGAGAGCAGTGGTTATTGTTGATGACCGTGGAAGGTCAACTGGCAAAGGCATTGTTGAGTTTGCCCACAAGCCTGCTGCTAGGAAGGCCATTGACCGCTGCAATGACGGCGTGTTCTTGCTGACCAC GACACCACGCCCAATTGTTGTGGAACCACTTGAACAgtatgatgatgaggatggatTGCCAGAAAAACTTGCACAAAAGAACCCCAAATATCAGAA AGAACGCGAGCAGCCTCCCCGCTTCGCCCACCGTGGCACATTTGAGTTTGAGTACTCCCAACGCTGGAAGTCTCTGGATGAGATGGAGAAGCAGCAGCGACAACAGGTTGAGAAGAACATCCGTGAGGCACGGGAGAAGCTGGAAAGTGAAATGGAGGATGCCTTCCATGAGCACCAGGCGAACATGCTGCGCCAAG ATCTGCTGAGGCGGCAGGAGGAGCTTCGCCGCATGGAGGAGATGCATAACCAGGAAATGCAGAAACGCAAAGAGATGCAGCTCAG ACAAGAGGAAGAGCGCCGAAGGCGTGAGGAGGAGATGTTGCGGCAGCGAGAGATGGAGGAGCAGATGAGACGCCAGCGTGAAGAATCCTACAGGATGGGAGGCTTCATGGGTGAT agagagcgggagatgaGGCTGAAGACGGGTGCTGGCATCTTGGCAG ACACTCCCTTTGGCACACCAAATGCGAAGTTCTTGGGTGGGCTTGGCTTCGATGGGGGCATTGGCGGTGCTCCATCTGGTGGACTAATGGGCGAAATG